The following proteins are co-located in the Macadamia integrifolia chloroplast, complete genome genome:
- the ycf1 gene encoding putative chloroplast RF19, with protein sequence MILKSFLLGNLLSLCMKIINSVVVVGLYYGFLTTFSIGPSYLFLLRARVMEEGTEKKVSATTGFITGQLMMFISIYYAPLHLALGRPHTITVLVLPYLLFHFFWNNHKHFFDYGSTTRNSMRNLSIQCVFLNNLIFQLFNHFILPSSTLARLVNIYMFRCNNKILFVTSSFVGWLIGHILFMKWVGLVLFWIRQNHFIRSNVLIRSKKDLVSELRNSMARIFSILLFITCVYYLGRMPSPIVTKKLKETSETEEREQSEEETDVEIERTSETKGTKQEQEGSTEEDSYPSLCSEEKEDPDKIDETEEIRVNGNEKTKDEFHFHFKETSYKNSPVLKNSYLDGNPENSKLEILKEDKDNLWFEKPLVTFFFDYKRWNRPLRYICLRNNQLKNTIRNEMSQYFFFTCRSDGKQRISFTYPLSLATFCEMIEKKISLYTLEKISPEELYNQWVYTIEEKKKNFSKEFLNRTETLDKGSLTLDILEKKIRVCNDKIKEECLPKEYDAFLKGPYRGRIKKLDSIMNDYLIPSIKRIWINKIHGIFPIDYRKFEQKIDTFDEKSFSIDISNLLTPMSQFDGESRLNFNLKGLSLLAEQERNDSENQAKFLRFLFDAVRVDPNNQRIKKKSIGIKEIHKRVPRWSYKLIDDFEQEVDQEDPLEDPIRSRKTKRVIIFTANESNTNTYTNNTRNYDQVDEVTLIHYSQQPDFRRDLIKGSMRSQKRKTAMGELFQANVHSPLFLDRIDKPFFFSFDISGMRRLIFGNWMGKNTEFKTLDFEEKKREEKKEENERIAIAEAWDSMIFAQAIRGCLLVTQSILRKYLVLPSLIIAKNILRIFLFQIPEWYEDLKEWNRETHVKCTYNGVQLSEREFPKNWLIEGIQIKILFPFCLKPWHRSKLRSHHRDPIKKKGKKASFCFLTVWGMETELPFGSPRKQPSFFKPIFKELEKKRWITKKVLFIKRIMKDLTKINSIRLFRLKEVNKSNDNQNIKNSQNSIIRNQIIHESSIRVRSTDWKNYSLTERKMKNLANRTKTIRNQIEKITKDKIKIFLTSEININPKETSCDIQKSESSKNFWQILKRKNTRLIRKWHFFFQFFIEKICIDTLLYIINIPRIKAQLFLESTKKILDKYIYNYNTKTNQEDINERNQNTIHFILTIKKSLFNISNKNSQISCDQSSLSQAYVFYKLSQTQVINKYDLRSVLQYHGTSLFLKDIIKNYFRTQEILHSESRHKKFRNSRMNEWKNWLKGHYQYDLSQTRWARLVPQKWRNRVNQRRRAQKKDSKNLGSYEKYQLIHSKNENDSTVESLLNQKEKFKKHYRYSRLSHKYINYNYEDKKELYIYGSPLQINKSRKIPYNYNTHKLESFNGLEDISINDYLGEDYLIETEKNPDRKYFNWGILRFCLIKRANIEAWANMNTGTNIQKKTKTGTDYYKNKIQIIDKMDKKDLFNLKIYQKINPPKQRFFFFFDWMGMNEEILNRPVSNFKFWFFPELLPLFDAYKMKPWIIPIKLLLLNLNRNKNISENKNINGKEKKDFFILSKKKKSLELENQNQKEPPGQGDLEPVLPKQQKNIEEDYAGLDIQKGRKKKQFKSNTEMWLDSFLKRYFLFQFRWNDPLNQRMINNIKVYCLLLRLRNTKEIIISSIQRGELSLNVMLIQRDLTFTELIKRGILIIEPVRLSIKSIKWDGKFIMYQTISISLVHKSKQEINQRYREKRYIDKNDFDGSIARYENMVGDGGENYYDLLVPENILSPRRRRELRILICFNFNNGNALDRNLIFWNGNNVRNCGKFWNENKDVDKEKLINMKLKFFLWPNYRLEDLACMNRYWFDTNNGSRFSMSRIHMYQRLKIN encoded by the coding sequence ATGATTTTGAAATCTTTTCTACTAGGTAATCTATTATCTTTATGCATGAAGATAATCAATTCGGTCGTTGTGGTCGGACTCTATTATGGATTTCTGACCACATTCTCCATAGGGCCCTCTTATCTCTTCCTTCTCCGAGCTCGGGTTATGGAAGAAGGAACCGAGAAGAAGGTATCAGCAACAACTGGTTTTATTACGGGACAGCTCATGATGTTCATATCGATCTATTATGCGCCTCTGCATCTAGCATTGGGTAGACCTCATACAATAACTGTCCTAGTTCTACCGTATCTTTTGTTTCATTTCTTCTGGAACAATCACAAACACTTTTTTGATTATGGATCTACTACCAGAAATTCAATGCGTAATCTCAGCATTCAATGTGTATTCCTGAATAATCTCATTTTTCAATTATTCAACCATTTCATTTTACCAAGTTCAACGTTAGCGAGATTAGTCAACATTTATATGTTTCGATGCAACAACAAGATCTTGTTTGTAACAAGTAGTTTTGTTGGTTGGTTAATTGGTCACATTTTATTCATGAAATGGGTTGGATTGGTATTATTCTGGATACGCCAAAATCATTTTATCAGATCTAATGTACTTATTCGATCTAAGAAGGACCTTGTGTCAGAATTGAGAAATTCTATGGCTCGAATCTTTAGTATTCTCTTATTTATCACCTGTGTCTACTATTTAGGCAGAATGCCGTCACCTATTGTCACTAAGAAACTGAAAGAAACCTCAGAAACGGAAGAAAGGGAGCAAAGTGAGGAAGAAACAGATGTAGAAATAGAAAGAACTTCCGAAACGAAGGGGACTAAACAGGAACAAGAGGGATCCACCGAAGAAGACTCTTACCCTTCCCTTTGTTCGGAAGAAAAGGAGGATCCGGACAAAATAGATGAAACGGAAGAGATCCGAGTGAATGGAAACGAAAAAACAAAGGATGAATTCCACTTTCACTTTAAAGAGACATCCTATAAAAATAGCCCAGTTTTAAAAAATTCTTATCTGGATGGAAATCCAGAAAATTCGAAGTTAGAAATACTTAAAGAAGATAAAGACAATTTATGGTTTGAAAAACCCCTTGTTACTTTTTTTTTTGACTATAAACGATGGAATCGTCCATTGAGATATATATGCCTAAGAAATAATCAATTGAAAAATACTATAAGAAATGAAATGTCACAATATTTTTTTTTTACATGTCGAAGTGATGGAAAACAAAGAATATCTTTTACATATCCACTCAGTTTGGCAACTTTTTGTGAAATGATAGAAAAAAAAATCTCTTTGTACACGCTAGAAAAAATATCTCCTGAAGAATTGTATAATCAATGGGTTTATACCATTGAAGAAAAAAAGAAAAATTTCAGTAAGGAATTTTTAAATCGAACCGAAACTCTAGACAAAGGATCTCTTACTCTAGATATACTCGAAAAAAAAATTCGAGTATGTAATGATAAGATTAAAGAAGAATGCTTACCTAAAGAGTATGATGCTTTCTTAAAGGGACCCTATCGTGGAAGAATTAAAAAATTGGATTCAATCATGAATGATTATTTAATTCCTTCGATAAAAAGGATTTGGATAAATAAGATTCATGGTATTTTTCCTATTGATTATCGAAAATTCGAACAGAAAATTGATACATTTGATGAGAAATCATTTTCAATAGACATTTCTAATTTGTTAACCCCAATGAGTCAATTTGACGGGGAATCAAGACTGAATTTTAATTTAAAAGGACTTTCTTTATTAGCAGAACAAGAAAGAAATGATTCAGAAAATCAAGCAAAATTTTTGAGATTTTTATTTGATGCTGTTAGAGTTGATCCAAATAATCAAAGAATAAAAAAAAAATCTATTGGAATAAAAGAAATCCATAAAAGGGTTCCTCGATGGTCATACAAATTAATCGACGATTTTGAACAAGAGGTGGATCAGGAAGATCCATTAGAAGATCCGATTCGTTCAAGGAAAACCAAACGTGTAATCATTTTTACTGCTAACGAGTCGAATACCAATACTTATACAAATAATACGAGAAATTATGATCAAGTGGACGAAGTGACTTTAATACATTATTCACAACAACCGGATTTTCGTAGGGATCTAATCAAAGGATCCATGCGCTCTCAAAAACGTAAAACAGCTATGGGAGAACTCTTTCAAGCAAATGTGCATTCGCCGCTTTTTTTGGACAGAATAGACAAACCTTTTTTTTTTTCTTTTGATATTTCCGGAATGAGGAGGCTAATTTTTGGGAATTGGATGGGTAAAAATACAGAATTCAAAACTTTGGATTTTGAGGAGAAGAAAAGGGAGGAGAAAAAAGAAGAAAATGAACGAATAGCAATAGCAGAAGCCTGGGATAGTATGATATTTGCTCAAGCAATAAGGGGTTGCCTGTTAGTAACCCAGTCGATTCTTAGAAAATATCTTGTATTACCTTCATTGATAATAGCTAAAAATATCCTTCGTATTTTTTTATTTCAAATCCCCGAGTGGTACGAAGATTTGAAAGAGTGGAATAGAGAAACGCATGTTAAATGCACTTATAACGGTGTGCAATTATCAGAAAGAGAATTTCCGAAAAACTGGTTAATCGAAGGTATTCAGATAAAGATTCTTTTTCCTTTCTGTCTGAAACCATGGCATAGATCTAAGCTACGATCGCACCATAGAGATCCAATAAAAAAGAAAGGAAAAAAAGCTAGTTTTTGTTTTTTAACAGTCTGGGGAATGGAAACGGAACTTCCTTTTGGTTCTCCCCGAAAACAACCATCTTTTTTTAAACCCATTTTTAAAGAACTCGAAAAAAAAAGATGGATTACCAAAAAAGTTTTATTTATAAAAAGAATAATGAAAGACCTTACAAAAATAAATTCAATTCGATTATTTCGATTGAAGGAAGTAAATAAATCGAATGACAATCAAAATATAAAAAACTCACAAAATTCTATAATTAGAAATCAGATTATTCATGAATCATCCATTCGAGTCAGATCCACGGATTGGAAAAATTATTCACTGACAGAAAGAAAAATGAAAAATCTAGCCAATAGGACAAAAACAATTAGAAATCAAATAGAAAAAATCACAAAAGACAAGATAAAAATATTTCTAACTTCAGAGATAAATATTAATCCTAAGGAAACAAGTTGTGATATTCAAAAATCAGAATCGTCGAAAAATTTTTGGCAGATATTAAAAAGAAAAAATACCCGATTAATACGTAAATGGCACTTTTTTTTTCAATTTTTCATTGAAAAGATATGCATAGATACTCTTCTATATATCATTAATATTCCCAGGATCAAAGCACAACTTTTTCTTGAATCAACAAAAAAAATTCTTGATAAATACATTTACAATTACAATACTAAAACAAATCAAGAAGATATTAATGAAAGAAATCAAAATACAATTCACTTTATTTTGACTATAAAAAAGTCGCTTTTTAATATTAGTAATAAAAATTCGCAGATTTCTTGTGATCAATCTTCCTTGTCACAAGCATATGTTTTTTACAAATTATCACAAACTCAAGTTATTAACAAGTATGACTTGAGATCTGTACTTCAATACCACGGAACATCTCTTTTTCTTAAGGATATAATAAAGAATTATTTTCGAACACAAGAAATACTTCATTCCGAATCAAGACATAAGAAATTTCGGAATTCTAGAATGAATGAATGGAAAAACTGGTTAAAGGGTCATTATCAATATGATTTATCTCAGACTAGATGGGCTAGATTAGTGCCACAAAAATGGCGAAATAGAGTCAATCAACGCCGTAGGGCTCAAAAAAAAGATTCAAAAAATTTGGGTTCATATGAAAAATACCAATTAATTCATTCCAAAAACGAAAACGATTCTACGGTAGAGTCATTACTGAATCAAAAAGAAAAATTTAAAAAACACTACAGATATAGTCGTTTATCACATAAATATATTAATTATAATTATGAAGATAAGAAGGAATTATATATTTATGGATCACCCTTACAAATAAACAAGAGCCGAAAGATTCCCTATAATTACAACACACATAAACTTGAATCATTTAATGGGCTAGAAGATATATCTATTAATGATTATCTAGGGGAAGATTATCTTATTGAGACGGAGAAAAATCCAGATAGAAAATATTTTAATTGGGGGATTCTCCGTTTTTGTCTTATAAAAAGGGCCAATATTGAGGCCTGGGCCAATATGAATACTGGGACCAACATTCAAAAAAAGACTAAGACTGGAACTGATTATTATAAAAATAAAATACAAATAATAGATAAAATGGATAAAAAAGATCTTTTTAATTTGAAGATTTATCAAAAAATCAACCCGCCCAAGCAAAGGTTTTTTTTTTTTTTTGATTGGATGGGAATGAATGAAGAAATATTAAATCGTCCCGTATCGAATTTTAAATTTTGGTTCTTCCCAGAATTACTCCCACTATTTGATGCATATAAGATGAAACCGTGGATCATACCAATCAAATTACTTCTTTTAAATTTGAATAGAAATAAAAACATTAGTGAAAATAAAAACATCAACGGAAAAGAAAAAAAGGATTTTTTTATATTATCTAAAAAAAAAAAATCTCTTGAATTGGAGAATCAAAATCAAAAAGAACCGCCGGGACAAGGAGATCTTGAACCAGTTCTACCAAAGCAACAAAAAAATATTGAAGAAGATTATGCGGGATTAGACATTCAAAAAGGTAGAAAGAAAAAGCAATTCAAGAGCAATACAGAAATGTGGTTAGATTCTTTCCTGAAAAGATATTTCCTTTTTCAATTCAGATGGAATGATCCTTTGAATCAAAGAATGATAAATAATATCAAGGTATATTGTCTTCTGCTTAGATTGAGAAATACAAAAGAAATTATTATATCCTCTATTCAAAGAGGAGAACTGAGTCTGAACGTAATGCTGATTCAGAGGGATCTAACTTTTACAGAATTGATAAAAAGGGGGATATTAATTATTGAACCAGTTCGTCTGTCTATAAAATCTATAAAATGGGATGGAAAATTTATTATGTATCAAACCATAAGTATTTCATTAGTCCATAAAAGTAAGCAAGAAATTAATCAAAGATACCGGGAAAAAAGATATATTGATAAGAATGATTTTGATGGATCCATTGCAAGATATGAAAATATGGTTGGGGATGGGGGTGAAAATTATTATGATTTGCTTGTTCCTGAAAATATTTTATCGCCTAGACGTCGTAGAGAATTGAGAATTTTAATTTGTTTCAATTTTAACAATGGAAATGCTTTAGATAGAAATCTAATATTTTGGAATGGAAACAACGTAAGGAACTGTGGTAAATTTTGGAATGAGAACAAAGATGTTGATAAAGAGAAATTAATTAACATGAAATTGAAGTTCTTTCTTTGGCCCAATTATCGATTAGAAGATTTAGCTTGTATGAATCGCTATTGGTTTGATACCAATAATGGTAGTCGTTTCAGTATGTCAAGGATACATATGTATCAACGATTGAAAATTAATTGA